TGGCCAGGGCCACATGCTATTTTTTCAATCCACATGTTAATGGTACCAGGACCGATTGAGATGCAATCATCGCCGGTTCTGATCCTAGAGTTCAAGATTGTTACCCCACTTGAAAGTTGTACATGGATGCCATCAGTGTTAGGGCTATTGCCTGAAGCTGAAACTGTAACCCCTTGTATCTTTACATTTTGACAGCCGTTGATCACCATGTGGAAGAATTGGCTATTTAGTGAAGTTACTCCACTAATGACTATGTTCTCTGAATTGGAAAAGCCAAGTGACTGCAAATACACACAAATTAGAGAACAAACAGATTTGTCATAGTCTAATATTTGTGCATTAAGTGCACGTGCACATATGGAAATGTGCTAGAGCAGGACCACTAATTTTTAAGCCAACGGTTGACCTTTCAAAACCATAATTATTTCTGACTACAAGATAGGCATTAAACTATGAGAATTGCTTAATTTATGGAAACAATCAATTAACCTTCCAAATTTCTCAACCTGTTCAGTTACGGAATGGCTAATCACTTCACCGGCATCAACGATGCAAGAATGTTATAGAATCAGGCCTCGGTGTATGTATTATGCTTTAACAATCAGAAAAGGCGTCGGTAGTGATGAAGTAAATTTAACTTACCGCGGCGCCAGTGGGGCAATTCTTGCCAGAAGATTTGCAACTCCACAGACCAGGACCTTGTCCATCAAGAATTCCACCAGAAACAGTAACACCACTGACATGCTTAAAGTAAAGCCAATAACCAGCATTGCCAATAACTCTATAATCTGATGGTGCAAAAAGGGTTCCTTCTATACGAAATAAGATAGCATTACTCTTGCATGGACCCTGAAACTCCACATTTTTCAGGAAGAATCTCCCTGATGGCACATAAACAGTGGCTGGCTTAATTGAGCCACAAGCTTGTTTCCATGCAGCAAGAAAGGCTTTGGTTGAGTCAGTTCTGCCATCAGGCTTAGCCCCATAATTCAACACATTAAACCTTGCTGCTGTTGCTAAAGATGAGGTAAAGAGAAAGATTAGAAATGCAATAAGAAGTGAACAAGAAAACTGTCTTTTGGCCATTTCTTTGGCTGGTATAAAGGAAATCTACTAATTCTGAcagcagagagagagagagagatggaaGTGCTGGAGCTGAAAGGATTGCAAGGGGAGTATTTATAGGATTTGAAACGCAGTTATGTATGGATTGCATGAATTAAATACCttaataaaggaaagaaagcaaTTTAGCGCCTAAATTTGTGATTAGCTTTTTTAGCTCTTAATAAACGTCTTTTCTAAAATACATTTTCTTGCATGTTTAATAGCTTGCAATTGCACTTTGCTCTGCGCTTCCATGTGAAGAATGCTTATTGATCAGGATAAAACACTGCTATGTTCACATTTTAAGTGTTAGGGGTCATATATACAGATTGATCCTGAATCTATCATACAAATCAACTTTCTGGTTTTGTACCTTTCGGGCAATTATAAATTCTCCTTTATGTTTGGATGGAATAATTGGAAATATACAGATTAACCTTATAATCTATGGATTTGATGTTCTATATATGCAAGTTGACCAAGAgttgtcttctttttctcattttttattgcAAAAAGTCAAAGTTCAATTTTAAACAGTGCACTAACGCCAAGCAATCATTGATACACACAGAGTAAGAATCTTTTTGAGGTTCCAAGTTATCAAAACTACTATCTTTGAATTAGATACTTATCTAATAACTATCacagttttcttttatttttacttcaaCATTTCCAAGAATAAATATTCCCAATTTGTTTCATTGATCCTTTTGATAAGATCAAATGCGAGTTAGAGGCCAAGTATCTCAATAAATTTTAGAGGAAAGTGTATATACCTCAAGAATCTTGGATTCTTAGTTTTACTGATGAAATTTTATCACAT
The Ricinus communis isolate WT05 ecotype wild-type chromosome 1, ASM1957865v1, whole genome shotgun sequence DNA segment above includes these coding regions:
- the LOC8269684 gene encoding polygalacturonase gives rise to the protein MAKRQFSCSLLIAFLIFLFTSSLATAARFNVLNYGAKPDGRTDSTKAFLAAWKQACGSIKPATVYVPSGRFFLKNVEFQGPCKSNAILFRIEGTLFAPSDYRVIGNAGYWLYFKHVSGVTVSGGILDGQGPGLWSCKSSGKNCPTGAASLGFSNSENIVISGVTSLNSQFFHMVINGCQNVKIQGVTVSASGNSPNTDGIHVQLSSGVTILNSRIRTGDDCISIGPGTINMWIEKIACGPGHGISIGSLGNDLKEPGVQNVTVKTVIFTGTTNGVRIKSWARPSSGFARNIIFQDVLMTNVQNPIVIDQNYCPDNNNCPGQQSGVKVSDIRYQDIHGTSATKVAVKFDCSKKNPCTKIKLQDVKLTYKNQPADASCNNADGTSSGFVQPSSCL